The window catgtcctgcagtagcatcaattagttgatctatatgcggtagtggaaaagaatctttaggacagactttgttaaggtctgtgtaatctacacaaactcgccacttaccattcttctttGGTACTACAATAGtgttggctaaccaattagggtaCTTTACCTCACGGATAGACCCAATCTTTAGTAATTTTTGAACCTCTTcctgaatcacctgatttttgaaagttccttgctttctcttcttttgtttgacaggagggtacgatgggtcttcatttaatttgtgagtcattacctctggtggtattcctgtcatatcagagtgggaccaagcaaaacaatccacgttagttttcaaaaattcaattaacttacctttcatgtcTTGGCTTAAATTGGCCCCTATGTAGACTTTCTTATCAGGCCATTGTGCGAATAACACTACATcctccagttcttcaattgttgttttgatattttcgttaTCCTccggttcttgaatggtatcaggccttgagtCCGCATCTGTccgcccttgttcagttgaggtttgtgttgtggtgcCCTCAACTGGCTTCTatgattgctatttttcttcgttTTTTGAATCTGCTACAAAATTGATGTTCCTGGATGTATGTTGATCTCCACGGATTtgacatattccccatggtgatggagatttaataacttgatgcaaagTTGAAGGAATGACATCCATTTCGtatatccatggtctcccaaggatcataataagccatctccatatctactacctgaaactttgtatctttgacagCTCCTTCTGCGAATGTAGTGATTATTACCTCTCCTTTCGTCACAACACTGGAATTGTCAAATCCAGATAAAGTATGTGTCATTGGTATTAatttatcttcagcttgcatctctcgtaatactcttagcaaaataatgttcacggaactacctggatcaatcaaaactcattttacattagtttcatgtacaagtaaagatattacaaGTGCATCGTTTTGAGGAGATAATATGCCATCTGCATCAGCATCATCAAACGTAATACTTTCTTCCTCTAAGACATGCCACACCTGTTTCCCTTGGGTAGTTATGACTTTGCAAATTTTATTAGCTGCAGTGTACGTCACACCATTGATATCTTCACCCCCGCTGATAACATTGACggtccttttgggagaaggtggtttggGAGGCTCCTGCCTATTCTTTATGtatgcttgcttacctttctcactaaataactcgGTGAGATACCcctgttttaataaatgatcaaattCACTTTGTAAAAACCTACAGTCAACCATTTTATGCCCGTGATCATTATGAAATtcacaccaatgatcagggttgcgcctgtttagattcgatctcatctcttttagccatcgtaccttatcacccatgcttctcaaaacagctaCAAGTTCAAAAGTGCTCACATTGAATTTATAACCGCCAAATCTCGCCTTCAAAtttcatcatctcgtgactcgtGGGTGTTTCGATCATTCTTAAATCTTGGTGACGAGCCTGACTCTCTATTCCTTGATCTGTGATCGTACCTTTGATTGTCTTgttttgaccgtgagtctttctccgcaggtcccatgtatggttcgtacctgtttttaccgtACCTTTTCGGTTTCTGCCCGTCTCGaacttatcttttcttctttttgatacCGTGAAATAATATCTTCTTCAATCCTCAGCTTCGTgttatacctgttgtaaacgtcATTCCATGTTGTGGCTAGGAATTCACGAAGACTTTGCTTGAGTCGCCTCGGAGCTTTTTTCATTTAAATTACTCGTGAAAGCTATAACGGCCCAATTGTCAGGTACACGCGGTAATGTCATTCTTTTACGTTGGAATCTGTCCACGAACTCTCTCAGCAattctgagtccccttgcttgatttgaaaatatcttccattcttttttcgactttttgagctccTAAGTGTgcttttatgaaagaatctgcaagctcagcaaaagaatttatagaattttcgggtaaaagagaataccatgttaatgcacccttagtgagtgtttcaccgaatttcttgaccaatactgattcaatctcctATTTGGTCAAGTCATTGCCTTTGACAcctgttgtgaatgcagtcacgtggtctcgtggatcagttgttccatcgtattttggaatatcaggcattttaaatttctttggaattgggaggggagcagcacttggcttccagggttgttgtaaatatttatccatatctatCGCTTTGATTACGGGTGGCACCccaggtatttgctctatgcggtcactttgctccttgagctgtttctgcaatattagtactaaattttgtaaattagAATTGACTAAGTTACCCGGTACTCCCTCTTGTGATTTGTTGGGGGTTCTACCACTTCCTGAATTAACAAGCCTAGAACGagggttctccaaagtgttgttatttggagtgTGTGTGGGTGGTGCAGCTAGTAACTGGCTAGCAAAGGCCTCAAGAGCTTTATTGACCTGTTCAGCAATTAGTTTTTGCAAAGCTTCATCgatagcttcaacattttcaaattgatcATTCCCTTTTGCATGAGATCCATCAGGAGTGCCTTCTCGAGACCGTCGAGAGGAGTTTTGCTGAGAAGGGTTCGGGGACTGCTCATCTTGAGGATTCCTTTGGATTTGATGATTTTCTTGGTTTCCTTGGGTGTTGTCATTAACGTTTGACATGACTGATGTAATAAGAAAGTTAGGCTGAGAAcgaatagattatcagattcccggtaacagaaccaatttgtttaaccaaaaagtgggatttcggtcaaagcgataatttagaagaactcgggttactgataatcaaagaaAGTATAGAAGAAAGTAATTTTACTAGCAATGATATAATCAGAAGAAAACAAGTAAGCCAGTATATTCAGATAGTATTTCGTGTCGTTACAATTGATTCGTTCTCTCCCTTTTATAGCTACTTTGGAGATATGCattttgcctttgtcataataaggccattatgggcaattaaagacattaaatgctacgttacataatcattgtatttaatacagattctctaacgtttttagtattGAAGGTtcattaaatactgtatctgtaCTCCCATGAACTGTCATATTCATTCCCCTTGATTCTTAgacttaaataggtacgggcgtGAGTTTTTTGAATAACCGCTCGTGCCTCTTCCTTTACCTCTGCttgtatctgttgcaactcgtgcttCTTTGCCAATCATAACtctttgaccagtctacgtgtcatgacacgtcatctttataccactttaatatgtaaactcaatttttcccaatatacAATCAGCATACattgaaaagattttaaagcgattttatatggataaagtaCATCCATTTAGTACcctgatggttgtgagatcactcaatataaataaagatcaattccgacctcatgaaaataatgaagaacttgttggtcctaaagtaccatatcttagtgcaattaatgcactaatgtatcttgctaacattATAAGGCGTGACATAACGTTTTCAGTTAATGTCtaagcaagatatagctctgcttctacaaggagacattggagtGAAATCAAACACAAATTGTGTTATCtaatgggcttattttatggtaatgattgcaatcccgatcttgttggttatgccgatgtggggtatttatctgacacacacaaggcttgatctcaaacatgctatgtgtttacatatggaggcactgccatattttggcgatcgactaagcaatcaatcgtggctactttatctaatcatgctgagataattgctattcatgaagaaagtcgagaatgtgtatggttaaggtctataatacatattattcaagacaaatgtggtttgaagtgttacaaactacccacaattttttATGAAGATAAtacagcatgcatagcccaattaaatggagGATTCATAAAAATGAGCTAGGACAAAACACATTTTACCGAAGTTATTTTTcatacatgatcttcaaaagaatggtgatatcaatgtgaaacagattcgttcaagtgataatatggctgatttgttcaccaaatctctaccaatGTCAACTTTAAAGAAATTAGTtacaagattgggatgtgaaTAATCAAgaatgtgaattgatgctctcatcagagggagttaatatgcgttgtactctttttcccttacaaggttttgtctcACTGGgtttttccttgcaaggtttttaacgaggcaaccaaaaggcgtatttctaaatatgtgtactctttttccttcattaggattttttcccatagggtttttttctaataaggttttaacgaggcacattatttatggaTATCCAAGGGGaagtgttatgataaatatcatattatggtggatgtctactctttctCGATGATCTTCatgtcaaatgcttaatgacatattcaataacatattttctattttcaatgacatattccatgatatattttcttcacttttcatgtctatataaaggccttgtaatagatatgaaaatacacacaattgaagaagaaaatctcttccttctctctatctctatttcttgttcatgttttactaacttgcttttatttcttgttcatgttttactaaattgcttttattttataacaggtTATGTTATCTTTTAATAACAATCAAAAAGATCTAAATTTAGTCAAAAGGGCAGCATAATTTCTGCTTTAACTTTTTCATGACAAAAAGTCTTTCTCTAAAACAAAGTCTACAACTTTAAAAAAATGTAAACTAGTGAATAATAATTTAGTAAAAactaatattataattattaccTTACATAAATATATCGGCTAGCTTgcagaatgtatatatttttttcttcatatCTTCATGAATCATGCATTAATCTATAAAgaattctccaaatcaatttcacAAAAGTTTAAAAACGCCTAAGAAATTACAAGTTGTATGATTTTAATATATAGTGCAATTATTTACCTAAAAGAAATTTTATGAAAGAAAACATCATCTCTAAAGGCATTTAGGACAAGATTATGTTACAAATGGGAAACTTTAAAATACAATTAAATATGTTATAATAAAATATAGGCATTTAGGAGAAGTTTGGTTTTGTCTTAGAAGACAACTAGATGAAAGTCAGGAAAGTTACGGGTTGATAAACTGACCCGTTGAGTGACCCAATTTGACCCGTTTCAGAGATAAGTCAGTTTGGGTTACAACCCAAATCGACCCGGTAAAAAAATCACTGATGACCACTCTAATTGAGATTATACGACATGCAAACAAATAAATGTCATAATTATTCGTAATCAAATTAACAAACGCAacatatttttctttcaataaataaatttattggtgaaaaaaagacatatttttctttcaataaaataaatttattggtTGAAAAAAGACATGACACGTAGATTGTCACCAAGCTGACAAGGCGTGATGTGTGAAGCATCGATATAGCGACAAATGGCACTCTCAATTAGGTGAATTAAGAATGCAGGAAAGTTACGAGAGAAACATCCACGGGTAATGTAGAGAAAAGAACCGAGAAAAGAACCGGACCTAACAACTATCAAAGAAGAAACATGAGTGAAATGAATGAAGGTTGCAAAGAAGGGAAGATGCAAGAACCAGaagtaaataaagaaaatcaGAGCAGTTACAAGGAATCTTTAGTTATTATGTGCCGACTACCTATGGTAACGGGCAATCAATGCAATTAATACTATTACTAAACCCAAATTAAGTGTGGGAATTGGTATAATTATATGCTCTTATATAAAGACAAAAATCCCATTTGTAAGGGCAAGTTACGATTGTTACCGAAATACATACCTATTATATTTTGCCTTTTTCTACAAGTTTTGAGCCTTGATTCTAGGGAGTGATTGTCAgttatctctttttttctttgtcgATCATTTCTATTCCTTAATCTATTCTCACAAAAATGGTTACGAAAGTCAAGTAAATCTTGGTTATTAATATTTGCATCTTTGGTATTCATCTAAAACCTGTACAATATACAAATTCAATTTCGATcaattaaagaaataaaagagaattaaagttctccaaattaaaccTAATAACTCCCGGGATAAACGGGAATACCCGTCACAACCCCACCAGAAGCATTACTTCCCATAGCCACCGGAGTTGCCATCCACTGCTGCGAATAAGCGGTGGCGCAACCGGCAGTGTACGACTGTGCATTCTTGACCTTGACGGAGAAATTAATAATCCCATTCTTCTCACCCTTTTCATCCCTAAGCCTATAACTCAACAAGTGCAGATAATCTTCCGGCAAGAATCCACCAATGAAATCCGACGTCGGAACTCTTGCAATTCCAATTGTTTTGATACCTGAAGAAGTCTTGCATTGAACCTCAACCGTCAGATAACGAGCATGCATGGGCATATTAACGATCAATTTCTCGTTCCACATAGGAAAATTTCCACCTTCTTTATCCATCCTTGTTGTTTGAATGTTGCTGCTCGAATCTGTTTTGATATTTACGAAAGCGTTCTTCTTCACCCATTGCGTCCTGTTCTGTCGGAGATTCTCCCCGGAAATCACTGTGATTTCTAACGCCCGCGACAACGATGATGATGGCTTCATTGTGTTAAAGAGAATAGTAGTAGAAGCCTCTGAAAGAAAGTAGCAGAAGGTTGGAATAGAGAATTAATGGAGAGGAGGTTGTGTATATATGGAGAAGTTAGAGGAAGGGGGAGAGAAAGGAGACAGAAAGAGTGACGTTGCTTCCCATAATAATGCTTTCCTAGTCTCTTACGGTTCAATTTTGCCGCACGCGTTTGACGGGGTAAAACGGACTCTTTATTACTAATTTTGGTCAACAATAATGTTTGCTGAAAtcagaaaggaaaaaagaaaagaaaagagggctTAACTTCAATGTAAGAATATTATATATTCAGGTTACTTTTAATGTAATTATATATTGGTGTTAATGTTTATGTATTGACGAtagaataaatatttttatatatataattaaatcaCTTATTATGTAACTATTTAATATATTAAATATTATACTCATTTGCTTTGTAATATAGTACACACTTTGTTTAAGCTTCATGTATATTCGATAAAAATTATTTGTATCCGATATTTATACTAAGTGATAAATATGTATATGAAAAAAGTAAATATTATATATTCACTGATTTAACGTATGCATCAAGTAAGAATACTTAAATGGATAAGGGAATGAGTATCAACTCTGTTGGAGAAGGAAGGAAAGTTAGTTGTTATCTACTCTTGTTTTCGCCTTATGTTCAGCTTTATATTTcaattaacttcttctttttttccaacAAAAATTACTAGAATATCTCAACGGCCAGTCCACTTATATCGTTATAAATGTTAACTACAAAAGACTTTGTTTTTTATTTATGCTATATTTCTTAAGAGCAACAATGACATATATGATAAAAATCACAAATCCATCGGGattatcttattattattattattattattattattattattattattattattattattattattattttgcggaagggattatgaaatttatttaattaagtcTTTCAACTAAAgcttgagaaatttcattgaaaaCGCTTCCTAATTAATTAACCGTAATTAGGGACATCAACTTTTTCTACACGGTTACCACTGAAGTACATTACTTAAATTAGGAGTAATAGAAATGTGCTGTGAATGGGAAGCTCTCTTTCGCCGTGTAGTCCATGGtcacaaccaaaaaaaaaatgttgctTTTTATAATTGACAgccaaaaatcaagaaaaagagtTGCAGGGTTCGTTGGAAACAACTATAGAGTTgagaattttcttgttttatttttttcttagaaaaaaacaaaaactgGAAAAGAAATCGCCTCAGCTTCCAACATTCTCAGGGGCGGATTTACTCGAGCGGTGTCAAGCGACACCGTTTCGTCGaatttttttactaaatatatgtattaatattgTACGGAAACGGATAAGTAGGAAAAAAATGACATAATTTGACATAAATTGTGTGTTGGTAATGTGCTTGATTTTTCTCTAAAAGGTCAAAGGTTCAAACCTCAACTAGGACACTTTTCTTTTGCAAATATTTGAAGAGAGCCTTTGTAGGTAAAAATTGTGATGAAGTAAAATTGAACTCAGGACCTTCTCTAATTtaaaactcaacaaaatcaatataTTAAAACTATTTCTTATTTACAAATATGATAATCAAAATTATACTTTAGTTCTTTTATAAATTTCGACGTCTTTTACAAAAATTTACATTCCCATAGATTAATGGGGTTGACTAGACTGAATAGAGACGCCAGCATGGGATCATGTCATATTGCCCGAAACTTTTCTAATGCCTTTTTGGGCaaaaaatttgtttttactattaaaaaaaagttacataaataactaaaaacgcagtactatactgcgtattattaaaaaaataattttttttaaggaaaacacagtataatactgcgttttcctATTAATATTGGGCCAACTATATTTAATTAAAGCAAAATGCAGTACAATTAAAATGCAGTACTATAATGCGTTTTGCATTAAAATTTGGGCCCACTAATAAGTGTTTTGCGGATAACTGACATAccaataattcaaatacataaaacgtgGTATTGTACTGTgttcttcataaaaaaaattctGCACCCCAagcttatttaaaggcgtttgaattttatgaaaatccattcaatactttccttcaaacttccgttcatacttctctcttcttcttatcaatcatttttttacaatgtctgaagagtcaaaaataagggtttcattatattgggggggggaGGTTGTGCTgaagaataactctgtgaggtatagc of the Nicotiana tabacum cultivar K326 chromosome 7, ASM71507v2, whole genome shotgun sequence genome contains:
- the LOC107789022 gene encoding BON1-associated protein 2-like, giving the protein MKPSSSLSRALEITVISGENLRQNRTQWVKKNAFVNIKTDSSSNIQTTRMDKEGGNFPMWNEKLIVNMPMHARYLTVEVQCKTSSGIKTIGIARVPTSDFIGGFLPEDYLHLLSYRLRDEKGEKNGIINFSVKVKNAQSYTAGCATAYSQQWMATPVAMGSNASGGVVTGIPVYPGSY